Proteins encoded in a region of the Azospirillum thiophilum genome:
- a CDS encoding MaoC/PaaZ C-terminal domain-containing protein, producing the protein MTNSIPTPASLPAAMFYEDFEAGQIFISPGRTVTDTDLSMFCMLSGDWHPLHSDEEYAKATRFGRRVVGGVFGIALVTGAMCRWGIFDQSVTAMLSVDGWRFRGPIFVGDTLTVRMTILGKAPTASGRQGVLERGFAILNQNGEVVQEGRSDALIRLRSPG; encoded by the coding sequence ATGACCAACTCCATCCCAACTCCCGCTTCTCTGCCGGCCGCGATGTTCTACGAGGATTTCGAGGCGGGCCAGATCTTCATCAGTCCAGGCCGGACGGTCACCGACACCGACCTGTCGATGTTCTGCATGCTGTCGGGCGACTGGCACCCGCTCCATTCCGATGAGGAGTACGCCAAGGCGACCCGCTTCGGCCGCCGCGTGGTGGGGGGCGTGTTCGGCATTGCGCTGGTCACCGGCGCCATGTGCCGCTGGGGCATCTTCGACCAGTCCGTGACGGCGATGCTGTCGGTCGATGGCTGGCGCTTCCGCGGGCCGATCTTCGTCGGCGACACGCTGACCGTGCGGATGACCATCCTCGGCAAGGCGCCGACCGCCAGCGGCCGGCAGGGGGTGCTGGAACGCGGCTTCGCCATCCTGAACCAGAATGGCGAGGTGGTGCAGGAGGGGCGGTCCGACGCGCTGATCCGCCTGCGGTCCCCCGGCTGA
- a CDS encoding AMP-binding protein encodes MHLAGEEVPWESVHALLRARARQHGDAPRVDVAGTVTSWAEIDRLSDRVAAALARRGVGTGDRVCSLMDGRIEQLLVWFGASKLGAVWVPLNAALLGDDLVHTIGDAAPAALVVEEATARRFDGWPAEVALPAARFTTDPVEEGDERGFAPFADLLAEKGEPPDCAVRPSDPGVIIYTGGTTGRPKGVVLPHFAFIMAGYRYRDAFDVRPDDRQYSVLPLFHVGGTMLGVMGPLVADIPTALERRFSATRFWERARATGATLIDPVGTMVTVLCQQPEGPGDRDHRVRASVGCTGQVPPWVPETFRRRFGLSMVNLYSLTEGGGVLITYAKPDSARPEANGAPGVWADFRVVDEWDQEKPVGEVGQILLRPRVPYSFMLRYHNALERTLECWSNFWLHTGDLGRIDEAGFLHFVGRQAHWLRCRGENVSAYEVEAVASACPGVAEAAVVGVPAPLGEEDVKLFVVPVEGETPGPQAIVDWCAARLARFKVPRYVEFVSILPRSATKREIERHTLRNWSNVGAWDSRAQGSEQGAARG; translated from the coding sequence ACTGTTGCGCGCACGGGCGCGTCAGCATGGCGATGCCCCGCGGGTGGACGTGGCCGGCACCGTCACCTCCTGGGCGGAGATCGACCGGCTCTCGGACCGGGTGGCGGCGGCGCTGGCCCGACGAGGCGTCGGCACCGGCGACCGGGTGTGCAGCCTGATGGACGGCCGGATCGAGCAGCTCCTCGTCTGGTTCGGCGCCAGCAAGCTGGGGGCAGTGTGGGTGCCGCTCAACGCGGCGCTGCTGGGCGACGATCTCGTCCACACCATCGGCGACGCCGCCCCGGCGGCGCTGGTCGTGGAGGAGGCGACAGCCCGGCGTTTCGACGGCTGGCCGGCGGAGGTGGCGCTGCCGGCCGCGCGCTTCACCACCGATCCGGTGGAGGAGGGCGACGAGAGAGGCTTCGCGCCCTTCGCCGATCTGCTGGCGGAGAAGGGGGAGCCGCCCGATTGCGCGGTGCGGCCGTCCGACCCTGGCGTCATCATCTACACCGGTGGCACCACCGGCCGGCCGAAGGGCGTGGTCCTGCCGCACTTCGCCTTCATCATGGCGGGATACCGCTACCGCGACGCCTTCGACGTGCGCCCGGACGACCGGCAATATTCGGTGCTGCCGCTGTTCCACGTCGGCGGGACGATGCTGGGGGTGATGGGGCCGCTGGTCGCCGACATCCCGACGGCGCTGGAGCGCCGGTTCAGCGCCACCCGCTTCTGGGAACGGGCGCGGGCAACCGGAGCCACCCTGATCGACCCGGTCGGTACCATGGTGACCGTGCTGTGCCAGCAGCCGGAAGGGCCGGGCGACCGCGACCACCGGGTGCGGGCCAGCGTCGGCTGTACCGGGCAGGTGCCGCCCTGGGTGCCAGAGACCTTCCGGCGCCGCTTCGGCCTGTCGATGGTGAACCTCTATTCGCTGACCGAGGGCGGCGGGGTGCTGATCACCTATGCCAAGCCGGACTCCGCGCGTCCGGAGGCGAACGGCGCGCCCGGCGTCTGGGCGGACTTCCGCGTCGTCGACGAGTGGGACCAGGAGAAGCCGGTGGGGGAGGTCGGGCAGATCCTGCTGCGGCCGCGCGTCCCCTACAGCTTCATGCTGCGCTACCACAACGCGCTCGAACGCACGTTGGAATGCTGGTCGAACTTCTGGCTGCACACCGGCGATCTCGGCCGGATCGACGAGGCCGGCTTCCTGCATTTCGTCGGCCGCCAAGCCCACTGGCTGCGCTGCCGGGGCGAGAATGTCTCGGCCTATGAGGTCGAGGCGGTGGCGAGCGCCTGTCCGGGGGTGGCGGAGGCCGCCGTCGTCGGCGTTCCCGCCCCGCTGGGCGAGGAGGACGTGAAACTCTTCGTGGTTCCTGTTGAAGGGGAGACACCTGGGCCGCAGGCGATCGTGGACTGGTGCGCCGCACGGCTCGCCCGCTTCAAGGTGCCGCGCTACGTCGAGTTCGTGTCCATCCTGCCCCGCTCCGCGACGAAGCGGGAGATCGAACGCCACACGCTGCGCAACTGGTCGAACGTCGGTGCGTGGGATTCCCGGGCGCAGGGCAGCGAACAGGGAGCGGCGCGCGGATGA